One window of Trifolium pratense cultivar HEN17-A07 linkage group LG5, ARS_RC_1.1, whole genome shotgun sequence genomic DNA carries:
- the LOC123886925 gene encoding polygalacturonase-like, with protein sequence MHALALFMIFTSKLAIAIGETLNIENFGANPNGETDSTNAILTTWARACSSTAPTTIYVPKGKFLVSDSVVFKGSCNNNDITVIIDGTLLANSNYDVIGNEESWLLFEDVDGVSIIGNGFLDGQGTSLWDCKRSGESCPMGATNLRFRNSNNIVINGITSLNSQMFHIVIDKCNNVKIQEVKISAAENSPNTDGIHVESSSSVNILNSNIATGDDCISIGPGTTNLWIEDIVCGPGHGISVGSLGKEFEELGVEHVTVKTVKFIGTTNGVRIKSWGKPSNGFARNILFQHVTMVNVQTPILIDQNYCPGRKDCPSQASGIKISNIMYQNIHGTSATEVGVKFDCSPTNPCTGICLEDVMLTYENQHGEPLSLYNNALVQSNNCVVQPGEPTTSGVKHNQPFLLMEPLPSINKVYYMVTQEESNNVALLTQPDNVTISEDSNTLINVAYDSRKSQDRGKGHASSFNGHGKKDCYCTYCNRRGHTIDT encoded by the exons ATGCATGCTTTAGCACTCTTTATGATCTTCACATCTAAATTGGCCATTGCTATTGGTGAAACTctaaatattgaaaattttggGGCCAACCCTAATGGGGAAACTGACTCAACAAATGCAATCCTTACTACGTGGGCTAGAGCATGTAGCTCAACAGCACCAACCACAATTTATGTGCCAAAAGGAAAGTTCTTAGTTAGTGATAGTGTAGTGTTTAAGGGTAGTTGCAATAACAATGATATCACGGTTATTATCGATGGTACATTATTAGCAAATTCTAATTATGATGTTATTGGAAATGAAGAGAGTTGGTTGCTTTTTGAAGATGTTGATGGAGTTTCAATTATTGGTAATGGTTTTCTTGATGGTCAAGGCACAAGTTTGTGGGATTGTAAGAGATCCGGTGAGAGTTGTCCAATGGGTGCTACG AACTTGAGATTTAGAAATTCCAACAACATAGTTATCAATGGGATAACCTCATTGAATAGTCAAATGTTTCACATAGTGATAGACAAATGCAATAATGTCAAAATACAAGAGGTTAAGATATCAGCTGCAGAAAATAGTCCTAACACAGATGGTATTCATGTTGAATCCTCATCAAGTGTCAACATTCTCAATTCCAATATAGCAACAGGTGATGATTGCATCTCAATTGGGCCTGGAACAACAAATTTATGGATAGAAGATATTGTTTGTGGTCCTGGTCATGGAATTAG TGTTGGAAGTTTGGGGAAGGAATTTGAAGAGCTTGGTGTGGAACACGTGACAGTTAAAACAGTGAAATTTATCGGAACAACCAATGGTGTACGAATTAAGTCTTGGGGGAAACCTAGCAATGGATTTGCAAGAAACATCCTTTTCCAACATGTTACTATGGTTAATGTTCAAACTCCTATTTTGATCGACCAAAATTATTGTCCTGGTCGAAAGGATTGTCCCAGTCAG GCTTCAGGGATTAAAATTAGCAACATTATGTACCAAAATATTCATGGAACTTCAGCAACAGAGGTAGGAGTTAAATTTGATTGCAGTCCAACAAATCCATGCACTGGAATATGCTTAGAAGATGTGATGCTTACATATGAAAACCAACATGGTGAACCATTATCATTATATAACAATGCATTAGTTCAATCCAACAATTGTGTAGTTCAACCTGGTGAACCCACCACTAGTGGAGTGAAGCACAATCAACCAT TTTTACTAATGGAACCATTACCCTCAATCAACAAAGTTTACTATATGGTTACTCAAGAAGAGAGCAACAATGTTGCATTACTAACACAACCTGATAATGTTACTATTTCTGAGGATTCCAATACTCTGATTAATGTTGCTTATGATTCAAGAAAATCACAAGATCGTGGCAAAGGTCATGCATCGTCTTTTAATGGACATGGCAAGAAAGATTGTTACTGCACTTATTGCAACAGGCGAGGTCACACAATAGACACATGA